From one Notolabrus celidotus isolate fNotCel1 chromosome 24, fNotCel1.pri, whole genome shotgun sequence genomic stretch:
- the LOC117808235 gene encoding actin-related protein 3, translated as MAGRLPACVVDCGTGYTKLGYAGNTEPQFIIPSCIAIKESAKVGDQAQRRMMRGVDDLDFFIGDEAIDKPSYSTKWPIRHGIVEDWDLMERFMEQIIFKYLRAEPEDHYFLLTEPPLNTPENREYTAEIMFESFNVPGLYIAVQAVLALAASWTSRQVGERTLTGTVIDSGDGVTHVIPVAEGYVIGSCIKHIPIAGRDITYFTQQLLREREVGIPPEQSLETAKAVKERFSYVCPDLVKEFSKYDTDGSKWIKQYTGINAISKKEFTIDVGYERFLGPEIFFHPEFANPDFTQPISEVVDEVIQNCPIDVRRPLYKNIVLSGGSTMFRDFGRRLQRDLKRTVDARLKMSEELSGGKLKPKPIDVQVITHHMQRYAVWFGGSMLASTPEFYQVCHTKKDYEEIGPSICRHNPVFGVMS; from the exons ATGGCTGGTCGGTTACCGGCGTGTGTTGTTGACTGTGGCACGGG GTACACAAAGCTCGGATATGCAGGAAATACAGAGCCTCAGTTCATCATACCATCAT GTATCGCAATCAAAGAGTCCGCCAAGGTGGGAGACCAGGCCCAGCGCAGGATGATGAGAGGCGTCGACGACCTGGACTTCTTCATCGGGGACGAAGCCATCGACAAACCATCGTATTCAACAAAG TGGCCGATCCGTCACGGGATTGTGGAAGACTGGGACCTGATGGAGAGATTCATGGAGCAGATCATCTTCAAGTACCTGCGGGCAGAACCTGAAGACCATTACTTTCTTTTG aCAGAGCCTCCCCTCAACACACCAGAAAACAGAGAGTACACAGCAGAGATCATGTTCGAGTCCTTCAACGTCCCGGGTCTCTACATCGCTGTTCAG GCTGTCCTGGCGCTGGCTGCCTCCTGGACGTCCCGACAGGTGGGAGAGCGGACCCTGACGGGGACCGTGATCGACAGCGGCGATGGAGTCACACACGTCATCCCCGTG GCTGAAGGTTACGTCATCGGGAGCTGCATCAAGCACATCCCCATCGCTGGCAGAGACATCACATACTTCACCCAACAGCTGCTGAGAGAGCGAGAGGTGGGGATTCCTCCGGAGCAGTCCCTGGAGACGGCTAAAGCTGTCAAG GAGCGCTTCAGCTACGTCTGTCCGGACCTGGTGAAGGAGTTCAGCAAGTACGACACAGACGGCTCCAAGTGGATCAAACAGTACACGGGAATCAACGCCATCAGCAAGAAGGAGTTCACCATCGACGTGGGCTACGAGCGCTTCCTGGGGCCTGAGATCTTCTTCCACCCTGAG TTTGCAAACCCAGACTTCACTCAGCCGATCTCTGAGGTGGTGGACGAGGTCATTCAGAACTGCCCCATCGACGTGCGGCGTCCTCTGTACAAG AACATCGTGCTCTCTGGAGGCTCCACCATGTTCAGGGACTTCGGCAGACGCCTGCAGAGGGACCTGAAGAGGACTGTGGATGCACGGCTGAAGATGAGCGAAGAGCTGAGTGGCGGCAAGTTGAAG CCAAAGCCCATCGATGTGCAAGTCATCACTCACCACATGCAGAGGTACGCGGTCTGGTTTGGAGGATCGATGCTGGCGTCTACA cCTGAGTTCTACCAAGTCTGCCACACCAAGAAAGACTACGAGGAGATCGGCCCGAGCATCTGCCGCCACAACCCCGTCTTCGGAGTCATGTCCTAG
- the LOC117808236 gene encoding transmembrane protein 182-like encodes MPRRYFYSCDFFFFLSSVFIFGVDAVVLFQSVTEPLSHEDTSYFLFTGQCVGALLSTSSSLCAHVYFEVLEHAACGGACEESLRRVKVRDMTAERLKVLVFLALFFGASGILFTLLSCGTEYWLLASESCRQRSDKAPDWVRVFHEGLFWRCSFSTPSEDFSTWDLWISNQPSSKLCQAAFLFPFPVYEPSWAEPHGLPSEAYEHSSAIVFRTFWSIFLIVGLMSVVTGGFVVVCAGPLANHRIYKVGGALQLSGGVCLLAVALMYLMWVQVLDTLEQFVLHQRVSSCPSFHLSIQHGPSFLLAPVAVFSCLLAGLLSLLVGRSIEDVQRDKKEETQEAPASDV; translated from the exons ATGCCAAGGAGGTATTTCTACAGTtgtgatttcttcttcttcttgtcttctgtgtttatatttggaGTTGATGCCGTCGTGTTATTTCAGTCTGTAACTGAACCCCTCTCACATGAGGACACAAGTTATTTTCTCTTCACTGGTCAGTGTGTCGGAGCGCTGCTGTCCaccagctcctctctctgtgctcatgtttattttgaagtacTGGAACATGCAGCATGTGGAGGAGCGTGTGAAGAAAGTTTGAGACGGGTGAAAGTCAGGGACATGACGGCTGAGAGGCTGAAGGTGCTGGTCTTCTTGGCGCTGTTCTTCGGGGCGTCCGGGATCCTGTTCACGCTGCTCTCCTGTGGGACCGAGTACTGGCTGCTGGCTTCAGagagctgcaggcagaggagcGACAAG GCTCCAGACTGGGTCCGGGTCTTCCATGAGGGTCTCTTCTGGCGCTGCTCTTTCTCAACTCCTTCTGAGGACTTCTCCACCTGGGACCTCTGGATCT CTAATCAGCCGTCATCAAAGCTGTGCCAGGCCGCCTTCCTCTTCCCGTTCCCTGTGTATGAGCCGTCGTGGGCGGAGCCTCATGGTTTACCCTCAGAGGCGTATGAACACAGCTCTGCTATTG TTTTCAGAACCTTCTGGAGCATCTTCCTCATCGTGGGCTTGATGTCGGTCGTCACTGGTGGGTTTGTAGTCGTCTGCGCTGGACCACTGGCCAATCACAGGATCTACAAAGTGGGCGGGGCCTTACAGCTGAGTGGTG gtgTGTGTCTGCTCGCAGTGGCCCTCATGTACCTGATGTGGGTCCAGGTTTTGGACACTCTGGAGCAGTTTGTCCTCCATCAGAGGGtctcctcctgtccctccttcCACCTCAGCATCCAGCACGGCCCTTCATTCCTCCTCGCTCCGGTCGCCGTCTTCTCCTGCCTGCTGGCCGGCCTGCTGTCGCTCCTGGTGGGTCGGAGTATTGAGGATGTGCAGAGGGACAAAAAAGAGGAGACTCAAGAGGCTCCGGCTTCTGATGTTTAA